The nucleotide window GGATTGGAAATAGACCTTATAGAGTTTAAAAAAAATAGATGGAAAAGTATTGGATTCGGTTTGTATACTTTCTGTATTCCTATGATTATCGGTACTTTTTCGAGCTATTATATACTTCATTTCGACTGGATGACTTCTGTATTATTGGGAAGTTTGATTTCTTCACACACCTTACTGGCTTATCCCATCGCCAGCAAGTTGGGGATCACCAAAGATAAATCGGTAAATGTAACAGTGGGAGGTACCATGATCACCGATACCTTAGCACTGCTGGTGTTGGCTGCTATAGTTGGTATGACCAAGGGTGATGTGGGAACGGCGTTTTGGATGCGCCTGAGTTTGTCGATATTGGCATTTGGTCTTATCGTATTATTAGTATTCCCTGTAATCGCCCGTTGGTTTTTTAAGGTAGTCAGCGATAAAATATCACAGTTTATTTTTGTAATGGTAATGGTGTACTTCGGCGCTGTGCTTGCTGAACTCGCGGGAGTAGAGGGAATCATCGGAGCATTTTTAGCAGGCCTGGCATTAAACAGGCTGATACCGCATACATCCCCTTTAATGAACCGCGTGGATTTTGTAGGCAATGCCTTATTTATACCATTCTTCCTCATTAGCGTAGGCATGCTGATCGATTTCAGCGTGTTTATCAAAAGCGTGGGAACTCTAAAAGTAGCCGCAGTGCTTACTTTGGGCGTAATCGCCGCTAAATGGCTGGCTGCATGGGCCACCGCCAAAACATTTAGAATGAGCCGCAGTCAGCTGCGTGTTATTTTTGGACTAAGTGTAGCGCAGGCCGCGGCCACACTGGCGGCCGTGATGGTGGGGTATAATATTGTTATTTCCGAAACTCCTGATGGTATACCCATAAGGTTATTAAATGAAGATGTATTGAACGGGTCTATATTAGTTATATTGATTACCTGTACCCTGGCTTCATTCGTTACGCAGAAAGCAGGCAGACAATTGGCTGCAGAAACGGAAGCTGGTAAAGATCAACCGGATATAGCAGATGCTGACGGGATGAACATACTGATAGCCGTCAATACACTTGCCAAAACGGAACAATTGGTTCAATTAGCTTTAAATATTAGACGGCATAACCCGTATGATAAAATGTATGCGCTGAATATTATCAACAAACAGGAAGCGCCGGATGAATCAGATAAAAATGCCAGGAAAATGTTGCACCTGGCTACACAAACCGGCGCATCGGCCGATATTGAAATTGAAGAAGTAATCCGCTATGATACAATCATAAATGGCATTAGCGGTGAAGTAAAAGCAAAAAAAATCACCGACCTCATTATGGGCTATAGCACAAAGCCTTACAGCTCAGACAAAAGTTTTCATTTGATCAATGGAATATTAACCAACGAGCTGATCACCACTTACGTATATAACCCCGTGCAGCCTATTTCAACTATCAAGAAGAATATTGTGGTCATACCGCCTGATGCCGAAAAAGAAAGCGGATTTTTTTATTGGTTGTCAAATCTGTGGACGCTGGCAAAAAATTGCGGAGGTGGCGTGAAGTTTTTTGCAGCAAAGGAGCTGGAACCTGTTTTTAAAACGCTCAATGAATTAAATCCCATCAGTTATAGCTTTTCTGAATTTATCCGCTGGGAAGACCTGCTGGTTTTAAGCAGGGAAGTGGCTCCTAATGATCTGCTCACATTTGTACTCAGCCGTAAAGAAGGTATTTCACACAATCCTCATATGGATAAGGTCTTTTCTTACCTGGATAAATATTTCAGGCAGAATAACTTTTTGCTGATCTACCCTTCGCAAAAAAAAGCAGAGGTACAGGATGATTTTTTTGCAGGTGCTCATAACCATATCCTGGATGGATCCGTAGATATACAGGGACTGGGTAAAGAGATTGAAAAACTATTCACCAGAAAGTGATTTCATTGTAGTGACGCTGCTCCAACCCCTTAATCTGAATAGGTTTGCAGCTGTTTCCGGTATTTGATAAGAATGGTAGGTTTGGAGATAAACCCAATGAACCTTCCGTCCGGATCCAATACCGGCAGATGCCAGGCATCCGTTTGGTCAAATTTCTGCACAACTTCTACCATATCTTGGCCTTCATGTATCAACGCTGGCGGCTCTTTCATGATATTCGCAATACTATACGACTCAGGATCTTTCGAAAAAATTACCGGCTTCAGGTCATCCAGTGTCAGCATTCCGGTAAATTTCTGCTGATCATCAACAATGGCAAATACATTTTTACTTCCTGTTTTTACCATACTTAGTAATTGGTTGATTGTTGCATTAATGGTAATAATTTGTGGGTTAGCATCTATCACATCAGCTACCTGTAACCTGGTGATGAGATTTTTATCATGCTCCCGGGTAAATATTTTTCCTTCGTCGGCGAGTTTTTTCAGATCCGGAGAGATTGGCGAGAATCTTTTGGCTACCAGGAATGAAATCACCGAAACGATCATCAGTGGAATAAAGAGGTCATAACCGAAACTGGATTCCGCAATCAGGAAGATAGCAGTAAGCGGAGCGTATAAGGCGCCACTCATAACGCCTGCCATGCCCGCTAGTACCAGGTTGGTTTCGGGTACATCACTCAGGCCAACCAGTTTACAAACCTGCGCAAAAAGATAGCCAAGGGTG belongs to Niabella yanshanensis and includes:
- a CDS encoding cation:proton antiporter, with the translated sequence MLLNIADLSLPISDPILRYLIVILIVLLAPILLNKLKIPHLIGLIIAGALIGPNGFGVLERDSSIVVSGTTGLLYIMFLAGLEIDLIEFKKNRWKSIGFGLYTFCIPMIIGTFSSYYILHFDWMTSVLLGSLISSHTLLAYPIASKLGITKDKSVNVTVGGTMITDTLALLVLAAIVGMTKGDVGTAFWMRLSLSILAFGLIVLLVFPVIARWFFKVVSDKISQFIFVMVMVYFGAVLAELAGVEGIIGAFLAGLALNRLIPHTSPLMNRVDFVGNALFIPFFLISVGMLIDFSVFIKSVGTLKVAAVLTLGVIAAKWLAAWATAKTFRMSRSQLRVIFGLSVAQAAATLAAVMVGYNIVISETPDGIPIRLLNEDVLNGSILVILITCTLASFVTQKAGRQLAAETEAGKDQPDIADADGMNILIAVNTLAKTEQLVQLALNIRRHNPYDKMYALNIINKQEAPDESDKNARKMLHLATQTGASADIEIEEVIRYDTIINGISGEVKAKKITDLIMGYSTKPYSSDKSFHLINGILTNELITTYVYNPVQPISTIKKNIVVIPPDAEKESGFFYWLSNLWTLAKNCGGGVKFFAAKELEPVFKTLNELNPISYSFSEFIRWEDLLVLSREVAPNDLLTFVLSRKEGISHNPHMDKVFSYLDKYFRQNNFLLIYPSQKKAEVQDDFFAGAHNHILDGSVDIQGLGKEIEKLFTRK